A single genomic interval of Syntrophaceae bacterium harbors:
- a CDS encoding TRAP transporter large permease, which translates to MIAVFLVAFVVLLCCGIPIAMGLAGSAMIYLLFNPDIELTILPQTIFGGIASFPLLAIPLFMLAGNLMNEGGLTQDLVRFAKLMIGHVRGGLGHATIIACAIFAAISGAAVATAVAIGMIMIPAMKQEGFDDDLGAAITATASCMGPIIPPSIPFIIYGVIANVSIGALFLGGVIPGALLGIGLMVYMSYEARKRRYTVHPKASYREMLIGGWKALPALFMPVIIMGGILGGAFTPTEAAGVTCVYAAIVGAFVYRRLTLKSIPKVLLASGLESAMIMLLLGLSEPFAWIVAADQIPQMMIEAITGISTSPWVILFLINVVLIIIGIPIETAPALVIVAPILAPMAAQLGIDPIHLGVVVCFNLVLGLVTPPVGGVLFAVSGVSGLSLEKLSVAIWKPFWIALSVLLLITYIPQLSTFLPRLLMPGVR; encoded by the coding sequence ATGATCGCCGTCTTCCTCGTCGCCTTCGTCGTGCTTCTGTGCTGCGGGATCCCCATCGCCATGGGCCTGGCCGGCTCGGCCATGATCTACCTGCTGTTCAACCCGGACATCGAGCTCACGATCCTGCCGCAGACGATCTTCGGCGGGATCGCCTCGTTCCCGCTGCTGGCGATCCCGCTGTTCATGCTGGCCGGCAACCTGATGAACGAGGGGGGGCTGACGCAGGATCTCGTCCGCTTCGCCAAGCTGATGATCGGGCACGTTCGGGGCGGGCTGGGGCACGCGACGATCATCGCCTGCGCGATCTTCGCGGCCATCTCGGGGGCGGCCGTGGCCACGGCCGTTGCCATCGGCATGATCATGATCCCCGCCATGAAGCAGGAAGGCTTCGACGATGACCTGGGCGCGGCGATCACGGCCACGGCCTCGTGCATGGGCCCCATCATCCCGCCGAGCATCCCCTTCATCATCTACGGGGTCATCGCCAACGTCTCCATCGGCGCCCTCTTCCTCGGGGGCGTGATCCCGGGGGCCCTGCTGGGCATCGGCCTGATGGTCTACATGTCCTACGAGGCCCGGAAGCGCCGGTACACGGTCCACCCGAAGGCGTCCTACAGGGAGATGCTCATCGGCGGGTGGAAGGCGCTGCCCGCCCTCTTCATGCCCGTCATCATCATGGGCGGCATCCTCGGGGGGGCCTTCACCCCGACCGAGGCGGCGGGCGTGACCTGCGTCTACGCGGCGATCGTCGGGGCGTTTGTCTACAGGCGGCTCACCCTGAAGAGCATCCCCAAGGTGCTTCTCGCCTCCGGCCTGGAATCGGCCATGATCATGCTGCTGCTCGGCCTCTCCGAGCCGTTCGCCTGGATCGTGGCGGCCGACCAGATCCCCCAGATGATGATCGAGGCCATCACCGGCATCAGCACCTCGCCCTGGGTTATTCTCTTTCTGATCAACGTCGTGCTGATCATCATCGGCATCCCCATCGAGACGGCCCCGGCCCTGGTCATCGTGGCCCCCATCCTCGCCCCCATGGCGGCCCAGCTGGGCATCGACCCCATCCACCTGGGGGTTGTCGTGTGCTTCAACCTCGTGCTGGGGCTGGTCACACCGCCCGTCGGGGGCGTGCTGTTCGCCGTCAGCGGGGTCTCCGGGCTCTCGCTCGAAAAGCTGAGCGTGGCGATCTGGAAGCCTTTCTGGATTGCGCTGTCCGTCCTGCTGCTGATCACATACATCCCCCAGCTGAGCACCTTCCTGCCCCGGCTGCTCATGCCCGGCGTCCGCTAG
- a CDS encoding TRAP transporter small permease, with product MKALRGINELLLTVAGWGTIFFMGVISIVIPYEVFGRYVLKSMSVWSGEVSTFSLAWATMLGGAVGLRKGYQVAMTAVIDALPPALGRAVKGAGLVFMLCFLAVMTWYAGLQTLVNFDQTSPAMGIRMGYPYACLPIGFFIMLMLTVEETLRFLGAAPAGGDAP from the coding sequence ATGAAAGCGCTTCGCGGCATCAACGAGCTGCTTCTGACTGTTGCAGGGTGGGGCACGATCTTCTTCATGGGGGTGATCTCCATCGTCATCCCCTACGAAGTGTTCGGCCGGTATGTGCTCAAGAGCATGTCCGTGTGGTCCGGCGAGGTCTCCACGTTCTCGCTTGCCTGGGCCACCATGCTGGGCGGGGCCGTGGGCCTGAGAAAGGGCTACCAGGTGGCCATGACGGCCGTGATCGACGCGCTCCCGCCCGCCCTCGGACGGGCGGTCAAGGGCGCCGGGCTTGTCTTCATGCTCTGCTTCCTGGCGGTGATGACCTGGTACGCAGGCCTGCAGACCCTCGTCAACTTCGACCAGACCTCGCCGGCCATGGGCATCCGCATGGGATACCCCTACGCGTGCCTGCCCATCGGGTTCTTCATCATGCTCATGCTGACCGTGGAGGAGACGCTGCGGTTTCTCGGCGCCGCTCCCGCGGGGGGGGACGCGCCATGA
- a CDS encoding ATP-binding protein, with protein sequence MTSHSVIPRLLNRPDRSFFLFGPRGTGKSTWLKQVLPGAFRFDLLDASLFLELSRDPHRLEALVGPRPAGTWVVLDEVQKIPALLDEVHRLMESKRWRFALCGSSARKLRRGGANLLAGRALTLAMESFSAAELGGAFHLERALDWGLLPFVYNEPEAAADILAAYVSTYLKEELQAEGLIRNVPPFVRFLAVAGQINGQIVNAQNIAREAAVVRSTVDTYFDILTDTLLGHRLPAWRPGLKVREAAQPKFYWFDPGVARAAAGLLRDPADRLWQGYALETLVYHELRVYNEISRKHRPISYYRTPAGVEIDFIVETAKRRPGSAPRVVAIEVKRAERWDRAWEKPMRALAASTGVKVDRMIGVYCGSRPYRFDDVQVWPVADFVKALFGGEVF encoded by the coding sequence ATGACGAGTCATTCCGTCATCCCGCGTCTGCTCAATCGACCCGACCGATCCTTCTTTCTATTCGGTCCCCGCGGAACGGGCAAGAGCACTTGGCTGAAACAGGTGCTGCCTGGGGCGTTTCGGTTCGATCTTCTGGATGCCTCCCTGTTCCTGGAACTCTCCCGGGATCCGCACCGCTTGGAGGCCCTGGTAGGCCCCCGGCCTGCCGGGACCTGGGTGGTGCTGGATGAGGTTCAGAAAATTCCCGCCCTGCTGGACGAGGTGCATCGCCTCATGGAATCAAAGCGATGGCGCTTCGCCCTCTGCGGCTCGTCGGCACGGAAGCTTCGAAGGGGCGGTGCGAATCTTCTTGCCGGCCGTGCACTGACGCTGGCCATGGAGAGTTTCTCCGCTGCCGAGCTGGGAGGTGCATTTCATCTCGAGCGTGCCCTCGACTGGGGCTTGCTGCCGTTTGTCTACAACGAGCCCGAGGCGGCAGCGGACATCTTGGCTGCTTATGTCAGCACCTACCTGAAAGAGGAACTGCAGGCCGAGGGGCTGATCCGCAATGTCCCGCCCTTCGTCCGCTTCCTCGCCGTTGCCGGGCAGATCAACGGTCAGATCGTGAATGCCCAGAACATTGCGCGGGAGGCGGCCGTCGTCCGGAGCACGGTGGACACGTACTTTGACATCTTGACGGACACGCTGCTCGGCCATCGGCTGCCGGCCTGGCGGCCCGGCCTCAAGGTTCGGGAAGCGGCGCAACCGAAATTCTACTGGTTTGACCCCGGCGTGGCGCGAGCCGCCGCGGGACTGCTTCGCGACCCCGCTGACCGCCTGTGGCAGGGCTACGCGCTGGAGACTCTCGTCTACCACGAGCTGCGGGTTTACAACGAGATCAGCCGCAAGCATCGACCCATCAGCTATTACCGCACCCCGGCCGGGGTGGAGATCGATTTCATCGTCGAGACGGCGAAACGACGACCCGGCAGTGCGCCGCGGGTGGTCGCTATCGAGGTCAAGCGGGCCGAGCGTTGGGACCGCGCGTGGGAAAAGCCGATGCGGGCGCTTGCCGCCTCGACAGGCGTGAAGGTCGATCGCATGATCGGGGTGTACTGCGGCTCGCGGCCTTACCGTTTCGACGACGTCCAGGTATGGCCGGTTGCCGATTTCGTGAAGGCCCTGTTTGGGGGCGAGGTGTTCTGA